A stretch of DNA from Methylogaea oryzae:
CTGGGAGGACGAACGCTACGGGCTCAACCACACCGATCTGGGTTTTCTCATCAGCGTGTCCTGGTATTTGCCGCCGACCCTCTGCCACGTGGTGGCGAGCCATCACCGGCCGTTCGCCGATTTGGCGCAAAGCCAGCGGCGCATTTCCGACAGCGCCCTCACCCTGCTGGCGGCGCACAAAGCCTCGCACCATATCCACACCCGCCATCGGCAAATGGTGCGCGGCGACATGGTGGACATGGAGTGGGACCGGGACAATGCCGCCGTGTTGGGACACCTGGGAATCAGCGAGCCCGACTTCTTTACCCTGCGGGACGATCTCCTCGACAGCCTGGACGATACGGCCGCGTGATCCGATCCCCGGGCGCGGCGGCGACCGTGTGGCGCCTACCGCTGCTCGACGCCCCGGACGACGGCTACCTGCTGGCCCAGCTGGAGCCGGCCGAACGGCGGCGTGCCACCCAATACCGCAACGACTCGGCCCGCCGCCGCTTCCTGGTCTGCCGCGCGGCGCTGCGGCGGTTGCTGGCCGAGCGGCTGGGGACCGACGCGGCCGTCCTGCGCCTGATCGCCGACGACCACGGCAAGCCGCATCTGGCCGACTCGCCGGCCGGTCTCTCCTTCAACGTCTCCCACACCGACGGCCTAGCTCTCATCGCCCTGGGCGACGGCCGCCCCCTGGGCGTCGACGTGGAGGTTTTCCGCCCGGCGCGCGCCCTGGACGGCATCGCCCGGCGCTGTTTCTCAGCCCAGGAATTCGCCCACTGGCAAGCGCTGCCGCCGGAACGACGCACGGCCGCCTTCTACACCCTCTGGACGCGCAAGGAAGCGTTCGCCAAAGCCGTGGGCAAGGGCATCGCCATCGGCCTGGAGCGCATCGTTTTCGACGCCGACGGCGCGTTGTCCGCCGTGCCGGCCGAATGCGGCCGCACGGCGGACTGGCGGGTACTGGACTTGGCGGCGGGCGCGGGCTATAGCGCGGCCCTCGCCATGGGCGGGCCGCCGGGAGCGGTGGAAATGCGGGACTGGGCGGGATTTCGCCACTAACGCCGCCATCCGGCCGACGCCGCGCAGAGGAAAAACCAAGGCTTCGAGTTTGAAAGCCGCCGCGCAGCGGAAAAACTAAGGCTTCAAGTTTGAAAGCCGCCGCGCGGCGCGCGATCATAGCTGCCGGAAACCGCTTCCGGGCATCCCCCATGGACTCAATCCCCAGCGCACCGCCCGACTCCATCGGCACCATCACCGAGGTGCACGGCCCGGTGGCGGTCATCGCCTGCGAGCAATTGCCGCCCCTGGATCGCGCCCTCCGCGCCAAGCAAGGCCGGGAAACCTATTTGTTCGAGGTGCACCAACACCTGGACCAGGGCCACGTGCGCGCCATCGCCCTCAACTACACCTCGGGCCTAAGGCGCGGCATGGCGATCTACGACACCGGCGGACCGTTGCGGGTGCCGGTGGCCGG
This window harbors:
- a CDS encoding 4'-phosphopantetheinyl transferase family protein: MIRSPGAAATVWRLPLLDAPDDGYLLAQLEPAERRRATQYRNDSARRRFLVCRAALRRLLAERLGTDAAVLRLIADDHGKPHLADSPAGLSFNVSHTDGLALIALGDGRPLGVDVEVFRPARALDGIARRCFSAQEFAHWQALPPERRTAAFYTLWTRKEAFAKAVGKGIAIGLERIVFDADGALSAVPAECGRTADWRVLDLAAGAGYSAALAMGGPPGAVEMRDWAGFRH